The following proteins come from a genomic window of Sebastes fasciatus isolate fSebFas1 chromosome 6, fSebFas1.pri, whole genome shotgun sequence:
- the LOC141769624 gene encoding zinc-binding protein A33-like, with amino-acid sequence MAERALFESFLNCHVCSETFRDPVSLSCNHSFCSSCLKKFWEQAENKNCPICKRKSSKDDPGVSFALKELSDSFAERQKAGLSETEKEEKKVEVVCSKHQEEPKLFCKDEERAVCPVCELSLHQSHEVVPVEQAVSDLKDQLKSDLKSLQDKRDKHKQVEKTYDEIVKHSKKQLLSTERQIRAEFNKLHQFLKEEEESRLAALREEEEQKGKTISREMKMIQEHISSLSDSISAVEEDLQKHNGPFLSSYKATQTRARVQCSLSDPQLVSGALIDVAKHLGNLSFRVWEKMKDKVHFSPVILDPNTAYPILYLSDDLTSVRYGDTDQQLPDNPERNTNYITVLGSEGFSSGKHSWEVEVGDHPEWFLGLAKESVDRKGEIYASPEYGIWSLTHRSGKYTVGAGETVRVKKSLQRIRVQLDYDRGEVSFYDPEDMTHIYTLRDTFTEKLFPWFSIGLAGDAKTADIKICQTEISL; translated from the coding sequence ATGGCTGAGAGAGCTCTTTTTGAAAGTTTCCTGAACTgccatgtgtgttcagagactttcagagatcctgtgtctctgagctgcaaccacagcttctgttcaagctgcctgaagaaattctgggaacaagctgaaaacaaaaactgtcccatttgtaaaagaaaatcatcTAAAGACGATCCAGGAGTGAGCTTTGCACTGAAGGAACTGTCTGACTCGTttgctgagagacagaaagctggattatctgagacagaaaaagaagagaagaaggtggaggtggtgtgtaGTAAACATCAAGAAGAGCCTAAACTGTTCTGTAAGGACgaagagagagctgtgtgtcctgtctgtgagtTATCGCTCCACCAGAGTCACGAGGTGGTTCCTGTAGAACAAGCAGTCAGTGACCTGAAGGACCAGCTGAAATCTGACTTAAAGTCTCTACAGGACaagagggacaaacacaaacaagtagAGAAAACATATGATGAAATAGTTAAACACTCCaagaagcagctgttgtccacagagaggcagatcagagcagagttcaacaagctccaccagttcctgaaagaggaagaggagtccagactggcagctctgagggaggaagaggagcagaaggggaagactatcagcagagagatgaagatgattcaggagcacatctcctctctgtcagacagtatctctgctgttgaagaagacctgcagaaacacaacgggcccttcctcagcagttataaagccactcagaccagagccagagtccagtgctcactgtcagatccacagctggtctcaggagcgctgatagatgtggccaaacacctgggcaacctgtccttcagagtctgggagaagatgaaggacaaggtccacttcagtcctgtcattctggacccaaacactgcatACCCCAttctctatctgtctgatgatctgaccagtgtgagataTGGAGACACAgaccagcagcttcctgacaatCCAGAGAGAAATACTAATTATATCACtgttctgggctctgagggcttcagctcagggaaacacagctgggaggtggaggtgggagaccaTCCTGAATGGTTTTTAGGTTTGGCTAAAGAGTCTGTTGACAGGAAGGGAGAGATATATGCCTCACCAGAATATGGAATCTGGAGTTTAACTCATCGCAGTGGAAAATACACTGTTGGAGCTGGTGAGACAgtcagagtgaagaagagtctccagaggatcagagtccagctggactatgacaggggggaggtgtccttctacgaccctgaagacatgactcacatctacactctcagagacactttcactgagaaactcttcccatgGTTCAGTATTGGACTGGCTGGTGATGCTAAAACTGCTGATATCAAAATCTGCCAAACTGAGATTTCTCTGTGA
- the LOC141769618 gene encoding zinc-binding protein A33-like, which produces MAEKIALVESFLNCHVCSETFRDPVSLSCSHSFCSSCLKKFWEQAENKNCPICKRKSSNDFPGVNFALKELSDSFAERQKAGSSETEKEEKKVEVVCSKHQEKPRLFCKDEERAVCPVCEFSLHQSHEVVPVEQAVSDLKDQLISDLECLQDKRDKHKQVEKTYDEVIQHSKKQLLSTERQIRAEFNKLHQFLKEEEESRLAALREEEEQKGKTISREMKMIQEQISSLSYSISAVEEDLQKHNMPFLSSYKATQTRARVQCSLSDPQLVSGALIDVAKHLGNLSFRIWEKMKDKVHFSPVILDPNTAHPRLYLSDDLTSLRLGDTRQQLPDNPERNTYSATVLGSEGFSSGKHSWEVEVGDHPHWLVGLAKESADRKGEIYSSPKYGIWSLTHRSGKYTNGLGETVRVKKSLQRIRVQLDYDRGEVSFYDPEDMTHIYTHRDTFTEKLFPYFYIGPAGDAKTVYIKISQTEILCDVQTRWC; this is translated from the coding sequence ATGGCTGAGAAAATTGCTCTTGTTGAAAGTTTCCTGAACTgccatgtgtgttcagagactttcagagatcctgtgtctctgagctgcagccacagcttctgttcaagctgcctgaagaaattctgggaacaagctgaaaacaaaaactgtcccatttgtaaaagaaaatcctcAAATGATTTTCCAGGAGTGAACTTTGCACTGAAGGAACTGTCTGACTCGTttgctgagagacagaaagctggatcatctgagacagaaaaagaagagaagaaggtggaggtggtgtgtaGTAAACATCAAGAAAAGCCTAGACTGTTCTgtaaggatgaagagagagctgtgtgtcctgtctgtgagtTTTCTCTCCACCAGAGTCACGAGGTGGTTCCTGTAGAACAAGCAGTCAGTGACCTGAAGGACCAGCTGATATCTGACTTAGAGTGTCTACAGGACaagagggacaaacacaaacaagtagAGAAAACATACGATGAAGTGATTCAACACTCCaagaagcagctgttgtccacagagaggcagatcagagcagagttcaacaagctccaccagttcctgaaagaggaagaggagtccagactggcagctctgagggaggaagaggagcagaaggggaagactatcagcagagagatgaagatgattcaggagcaaatctcctctctgtcatacagtatctctgctgttgaagaagacctgcagaaacacaacatgcccttcctcagcagttataaagccactcagaccagagccagagtccagtgctcactgtcagatccacagctggtctcaggagcgctgatagatgtggccaaacacctgggcaacctgtccttcagaatctgggagaagatgaaggacaaggtccacttcagtcctgtcattctggacccaaacactgcacACCCCAGGctctatctgtctgatgatctgaccAGTTTGAGACTTGGAGACACAAggcagcagcttcctgacaatCCAGAGAGAAACACTTATTCTGCCACtgttctgggctctgagggcttcagctcagggaaacacagctgggaggtggaggtgggagaccaTCCTCACTGGCTTGTAGGTTTGGCTAAagagtcagctgacaggaagggaGAGATATATTCCTCACCAAAATATGGAATCTGGAGTTTAACTCATCGCAGTGGAAAATACACTAATGGTCTTGGTGAGACAgtcagagtgaagaagagtctccagaggatcagagtccagctggactatgacaggggggaggtgtccttctacgaccctgaagacatgactcacatctacactcacagagacactttcactgagaaactcttcccatatTTCTATATTGGACCAGCTGGTGATGCTAAAACTGTTTATATCAAAATCAGTCAAACTGAGATTCTCTGTGATGTTCAGACACGTTGGTGTTAG
- the LOC141769633 gene encoding P2Y purinoceptor 12-like, whose protein sequence is MFEPLSNTSFFWVQLSSRNMSELPFSNRSSVLNLTNGSSTSHCDHVDKSAHVCFLLVYTLMFLVGLLLNGFTLKVYFCGAQQPASSSVTVYMKNLAAADFLISLCLPLRIANYASSSVAVRRLYCNFGASAFYLNMYASILFMGFIAANR, encoded by the exons ATGTTTGAACCATTATCTAACACATCATTCTTCTGGGTTCAGCTCTCTTCCAGAAACATGAGTGAACTCCCGTTCTCCAACCGGTCCTCAGTGCTCAACCTGACGAACGGCAGCAGTACGAGTCACTGCGATCACGTCGACAAGTCGGCCCACGTTTGCTTCCTGCTGGTCTACACTCTGATGTTTCTG GTGGGTTTGCTCCTGAACGGCTTCACCCTGAAGGTTTACTTCTGTGGAGCTCAGCAGCCGGCGTCCAGCAGCGTGACCGTCTACATGAAGAACCTGGCGGCCGCCGACTTCCTGATCAGCCTCTGTCTACCGCTCCGAATCGCCAACTACGCCAGCAGCTCCGTCGCCGTCCGCCGCCTCTACTGCAACTTTGGCGCCTCCGCCTTCTATCTGAACATGTACGCAAGCATCCTGTTCATGGGTTTCATCGCCGCTAACAGGTAG
- the LOC141769613 gene encoding zinc-binding protein A33-like, producing the protein MAEKIDLFESFLNCHVCSETFRNPVSLSCNHSFCSSCLKKFWEQTENKNCPICKRKSSKDRPWVNFALKELSDSFAERQKAGSSETEKEEKKVEVVCSKHQEEPKLFCKDEERAVCPVCEFSLHQGHKVVPVEQAVSDLKDQLKSDLESLEDKRDKHKQVENTYDEMVKHSKKQLLSTERQIRAEFNKLHQFLKEEEESRLAALREEEEQKGKTISREMKMIQEHISSLSDSISAVEEDLQKHNVPFLSSYKATQTRARVQCSLSDPQLVSGALIDVAKHLGNLSFRVWEKMKDTVHFSPVILDPNTASPSLYLSDDLTSVRHGDTDQQLPDNPERNTKHPTVLGSEGFSSGKHSWEVEVGDHPDWFIGLAKESADRKGEIYASPKYGIWCLIHQSGKYTDVLGKTFRVKKSLQRIRVQLDYDKGEVSFYDPEDMTHIYTHRDTFNEKLFPYICIMSAGDAKTADVKICQTEILCDVQTRWC; encoded by the coding sequence ATGGCTGAGAAAATTGATCTTTTTGAAAGTTTCCTGAACTgccatgtgtgttcagagactttcagaaatcctgtgtctctgagctgcaaccacagcttctgttcaagctgcctgaagaaattctgggaacaaactgaaaacaaaaactgtcccatttgtaaaagaaaatcatcTAAAGACCGTCCCTGGGTGAACTTTGCACTGAAGGAACTGTCTGACTCGTttgctgagagacagaaagctggatcatctgagacagaaaaagaagagaagaaggtggaggtggtgtgtaGTAAACATCAAGAAGAGCCTAAACTGTTCTgtaaggatgaagagagagctgtgtgtcctgtctgtgagtTTTCTCTCCACCAGGGTCACAAGGTGGTTCCTGTAGAACAAGCAGTCAGTGACCTGAAGGACCAGCTGAAATCTGACTTAGAGTCTTTAGAGGACaagagggacaaacacaaacaagtagAGAACACATACGATGAAATGGTTAAACACTCCaagaagcagctgttgtccacagagaggcagatcagagcagagttcaacaagctccaccagttcctgaaagaggaagaggagtccagactggcagctctgagggaggaagaggagcagaaggggaagactatcagcagagagatgaagatgattcaggagcacatctcctctctgtcagacagtatctctgctgttgaagaagacctgcagaaacacaacgtgcccttcctcagcagttataaagccactcagaccagagccagagtccagtgctcactgtcagatccacagctggtctcaggagcgctgatagatgtggccaaacacctgggcaacctgtccttcagagtctgggagaagatgaaggacacggtccacttcagtcctgtcattctggacccaaacactgcaaGCCCCAgtctctatctgtctgatgatctgaccagtgtgagacatGGAGACACAgaccagcagcttcctgacaatccagagagaaacactaagcatcccactgttctgggctctgagggcttcagctcagggaaacacagctgggaggtggaggtgggagaccaTCCTGACTGGTTTATAGGTTTGGCTAAagagtcagctgacaggaagggaGAGATATATGCCTCACCAAAATATGGAATCTGGTGTTTAATTCATCAAAGTGGAAAATACACTGATGTTCTTGGTAAGACATtcagagtgaagaagagtctccagaggatcagagtccagctggactatgacaagggggaggtgtccttctacgaccctgaagacatgactcacatctacactcacagagacactttcaatgagaaactcttcccatatATCTGTATTATGTCAGCTGGTGATGCTAAAACTGCTGATGTCAAAATCTGTCAAACTGAGATTCTCTGTGATGTTCAGACACGTTGGTGttag
- the LOC141770105 gene encoding zinc-binding protein A33-like yields MAERTALFESFLNCHVCSETFRDPVSLSCSHSFCSSCLKKSWEQAENKNCPICKRKSSKDNPWVSFALKELSDSFAGGQKAGSSETEKEEKKVEVVCSKHQEELKLFCKDEERAVCPVCELSLHQSHKVVPVEQAVSDLKDQLKSDLESLQDKRDKHKQVEKTYHEVIQHSKKQLLSTERQIRAEFNKLHQFLKEEEESRLAALREEEEQKGKTISREMKMIQEHISSLSDSISAVEEDLQKHNVPFLSSYKATQTRARVQCSLSDPQLVSGALIDVAKHLGNLSFRVWEKMKDKVHFSPVILDPNTANRCLYLSDDLTSVRHGDTIQQLPDNPERNTKYATVLGSESFSSGKHSWEVEVGDHPHWNVGLAKESVDRKGEIYASPEYGIWSLTHRSGKYTVGAGETVRVKKSLQRIRVQLDYDRGEVSFYDPEDMTRIYTHRDTFTEKLFPYFSIGAAGDVKTADVKICQTEILCDVQTRWC; encoded by the coding sequence ATGGCTGAGAGAACCGCTCTTTTTGAAAGTTTCCTGAACTgccatgtgtgttcagagactttcagagatcctgtgtctctgagctgcagccacagcttctgttcaagctgcctgaagaaatcctgggaacaagctgaaaacaaaaactgtcccatttgtaaaagaaaatcatcTAAAGATAATCCCTGGGTGAGCTTTGCACTGAAGGAACTGTCTGACTCGTTTGCTGGGGGACAGAAAGCTGGATcatctgagacagaaaaagaagagaagaaggtggaggtggtgtgtaGTAAACATCAAGAAGAGCTTAAACTGTTCTgtaaggatgaagagagagctgtgtgtcctgtctgtgagtTATCGCTCCACCAGAGTCACAAGGTGGTTCCTGTAGAACAAGCAGTCAGTGACCTGAAGGACCAGCTGAAATCTGACTTAGAGTCTCTACAGGACaagagggacaaacacaaacaagtagAGAAAACATACCATGAAGTGATTCAACACTCCaagaagcagctgttgtccacagagaggcagatcagagcagagttcaacaagctccaccagttcctgaaagaggaagaggagtccagactggcagctctgagggaggaagaggagcagaaggggaagactatcagcagagagatgaagatgattcaggagcacatctcctctctgtcagacagtatctctgctgttgaagaagacctgcagaaacacaacgtgcccttcctcagcagttataaagccactcagaccagagccagagtccagtgctcactgtcagatccacagctggtctcaggagcgctgatagatgtggccaaacacctgggcaacctgtccttcagagtctgggagaagatgaaggacaaggtccacttcagtcctgtcattctggacccaaacactgcaaaccgctgtctctatctgtctgatgatctgaccagtgtgagacatGGAGACACAatccagcagcttcctgacaatCCAGAGAGAAACACTAAGTATGCCACTGTTCTGGGCTCTGAGAGCTTCAGCTCagggaaacacagctgggaggtggaggtgggagaccaTCCTCACTGGAATGTAGGTTTGGCTAAAGAGTCTGTTGACAGGAAGGGAGAGATATATGCCTCACCAGAATATGGAATCTGGAGTTTAACTCATCGCAGTGGAAAATACACTGTTGGAGCTGGTGAGACAgtcagagtgaagaagagtctccagaggatcagagtccagctggactatgaCAGGGGGGAGGTGTCCTTCTACGACCCTGAAGACATGACTCGCATCTACACTcacagagacactttcactgagaaactcttcccatatTTCAGTATTGGAGCGGCTGGTGATGTTAAAACTGCTGATGTCAAAATCTGTCAAACTGAGATTCTCTGTGATGTTCAGACACGTTGGTGttag